In Fusarium falciforme chromosome 9, complete sequence, the following are encoded in one genomic region:
- a CDS encoding N-acetyltransferase domain-containing protein, which translates to MSSLKLIRVNSIQELDQLIDLACEIWIDDPIFSCVVPGRRERPDQYRQVWQLLLRSEYSSPGAVVMVASDGSSGDIADAVGFAVWHRHGSSDTARSWQGDTLNKRLIRLGLLFQWIYHFAFGRSSEAVSTSHAKEIATETRNAERLYPDERWRLAFISVSPNHQRRGIGRKLVQWGLDRSEEEGVAAVLEASDAGKGLYERMGFVEVGKMPFDGGKKEEPVMIRETRESKKVV; encoded by the exons ATGAGCTCTCTCAAACTCATCCGAGTCAATTCCATCCAGGAACTCGATCAACTCATCGATCTCGCATGTGAGATATGGATCGACGATCCCATCTTTTCATGTGTCGTTCCCGGTCGTCGAGAGCGACCTGATCAGTATCGACAAGTTTGGCAGCTTCTACTTCGCAGCGAGTATTCATCGCCTGGCGCTGTTGTTATGGTTGCTAGCGACGGCTCGAGTGGTGATATCGCCGATGCTGTTGGGTTTGCTGTTTGGCATCGTCACGGTTCAAGCGACACGGCTAGGAGCTGGCAAGGCGATACTCTCAACAAGA GACTCATCAGGCTTGGGCTATTGTTTCAGTGGATTTACCACTTCGCTTTTGGCCGGTCATCCGAAGCAGTCTCAACTAGCCATGCCAAAGAAATCGCGACCGAGACCCGTAACGCTGAGCGGCTCTACCCCGATGAGCGATGGCGTCTTGCCTTTATCAGCGTGTCTCCAAATCACCAACGGAGAGGCATTGGCCGGAAGCTGGTCCAATGGGGTCTTGACcgcagcgaggaggagggtgttgCCGCGGTGCTTGAGGCTAGCGATGCAGGCAAGGGTTTATATGAGAGAATGGGATTTGTAGAGGTTGGGAAGATGCCGTTTGATGGAggaaagaaggaggagcctgTCATGATTCGAGAGACGCGTGAGTCTAAGAAGGTGGTATAG
- a CDS encoding Stress-response A/B barrel domain-containing protein, with protein MSQPIFRVTLFKIPLEEDQQKVLDIYNSMPPKVIKNGKPYVRLVTVGRPKPDQRAQGFTVAAVSRFDNSDDMAYYDNECPCHAELKTFAKSVHEGSFKPRSVLA; from the exons ATGAGCCAGCCAATTTTTCGTGTTACTTTGTTCAAGATTCCTCTTGAGGAGGATCAGCAAAAGGTGCTGGACATATACAATAGTATGCCCCCAAAGGTCATCAAG AATGGAAAGCCTTATGTTCGACTGGTAACTGTGGGCAGACCTAAACCCGACCAGCGTGCCCAAGGATTCACCGTGGCGGCTGTCTCCCGCTTTGACAACTCGGACGACATGGCGTACTACGACAATGAGTGCCCATGCCACGCTGAGCTCAAGACGTTTGCCAAGAGCGTGCATGAagg CTCATTCAAGCCCCGAAGTGTCCTCGCCTAA
- a CDS encoding PKS-ER domain-containing protein, which yields MSLPTTFKAATVAGKGENHITSERSLSPLKSGEVAIKITATAINPVDWKIRDYGFFVQEWPTVLGSDAAGEVVALGPDTSRVSVGDRVFFQGILGNIESTTFQQYCKMPETLLAKTPSNISDEQAAGIQLTTIAAVTAFYDKTGRGLPAPWDEGGDSVGKGKAVVILGGSSSVGQYAVQLARLSGFERIVTNASPAHHEYLTKLGAHAVLDRTNTSLEDYVSTIGDYPLEFVFDTIGARVTQKLGVKILQSLKVEGSRVATVSQADSEAKELGETKEPKVVVQGVMGFGSAPHLRYLSEPLSEHLGGEEGWIAKGLFTPNRVTVVPGGLDNIEEALAKNKRGVSGEKVVIRPWDKSE from the coding sequence ATGTCTCTACCGACCACCTTCAAGGCTGCCACTGTGGCTGGCAAGGGAGAAAACCACATCACATCAGAACGATCCCTGTCGCCGCTCAAGTCGGGCGAGGTCGCCATCAAGATCACAGCGACCGCGATTAACCCCGTCGATTGGAAGATCCGCGACTATGGCTTCTTTGTCCAAGAATGGCCCACCGTTCTAGGTTCTGATGCCGCTGGCGAGGTTGTCGCTCTTGGTCCAGACACATCCCGTGTGTCGGTCGGCGATCGCGTGTTTTTCCAGGGAATTCTTGGCAACATTGAATCGACGACTTTTCAGCAGTATTGCAAGATGCCTGAGACTTTGCTAGCCAAGACCCCAAGCAACATTTCGGATGAGCAGGCGGCTGGTATTCAGTTGACCACGATTGCTGCTGTTACCGCTTTTTACGATAAAACTGGCCGAGGACTACCAGCGCCATGGGATGAGGGTGGTGATTCTgtcggcaagggcaaggcggTTGTTATTCTCGGCGGCAGCTCTTCAGTTGGACAATATGCCGTTCAACTCGCCCGTCTATCAGGCTTTGAGCGTATCGTTACAAACGCCAGTCCCGCACACCACGAATACCTTACCAAACTCGGCGCCCACGCAGTTCTGGACCGTACAAACACCTCTCTGGAAGACTACGTCAGCACTATCGGAGACTATCCTCTAGAATTCGTCTTCGACACAATCGGCGCCCGAGTGACGCAGAAGCTAGGAGTCAAGATTCTCCAGTCCCTGAAGGTCGAGGGTAGCAGAGTCGCCACCGTCAGCCAGGCAGACAGCGAGGCAAAGGAACTaggcgagaccaaggagcccAAGGTTGTCGTGCAGGGTGTCATGGGCTTTGGAAGTGCCCCTCATCTGAGATATCTGAGTGAGCCTCTTTCTGAGCACCTTGGTGGTGAAGAGGGATGGATTGCAAAGGGTCTGTTTACTCCGAACCGTGTGACGGTTGTTCCTGGTGGTTTGGATAATATTGAGGAGGCTCTTGCAAAGAACAAGCGGGGTGTTTCTGGCGAAAAGGTCGTTATTCGACCATGGGACAAGTCTGAATag